The Ancylothrix sp. D3o genome has a window encoding:
- a CDS encoding zinc-dependent dehydrogenase: MKAQVFRGVNQLSYEEVPVPEVGPDEVLVQVRVVGLCQSDIKKIMYPLYEPPRIFGHETAGIISQVGSDVKGWQSGQRVVVMHHIPCMRCDYCLNENFSMCDTYKNVTTTAGFAPSGGGFAEYVKVPGHIVRNGGLIPIPDGVTFEQASFVEPTNCCLKAVKKAQIGPGQTVLVTGAGPIGLMFIMLVKYFGARAIATDLLPARIEKALQVGADAAFDARDADLPSKIRDLTGGLGVHTSLLAVPSEKAFFQALDCTRKGGKILFFAEFPDEVEIPLNPNVLYRREVDLMGSYSSSFRVQALAADIVFNKCIDVDALVSDRYNLRDLGAAVERAVRPSAETYKILIYPEGKV, from the coding sequence ATGAAAGCGCAAGTTTTTCGAGGGGTTAATCAGTTAAGTTACGAAGAGGTGCCGGTGCCGGAGGTGGGGCCGGATGAGGTTTTGGTGCAGGTGCGGGTGGTTGGTTTGTGCCAATCTGATATTAAAAAGATTATGTATCCGCTTTATGAGCCGCCGCGTATTTTTGGGCATGAGACGGCGGGAATTATATCACAAGTTGGATCGGATGTCAAGGGCTGGCAGTCGGGTCAGCGGGTGGTGGTGATGCACCATATTCCTTGTATGCGGTGTGATTATTGCCTGAATGAAAATTTTTCGATGTGTGACACCTATAAAAATGTGACGACGACGGCGGGGTTTGCGCCTAGTGGTGGGGGTTTTGCGGAGTATGTGAAGGTGCCGGGGCATATTGTACGGAATGGTGGGTTGATTCCGATTCCTGATGGGGTGACGTTTGAGCAGGCGAGTTTTGTTGAGCCGACGAACTGTTGTTTAAAGGCGGTGAAAAAGGCTCAGATTGGCCCAGGGCAGACTGTGCTGGTGACGGGTGCGGGGCCGATTGGGTTAATGTTTATTATGTTGGTTAAGTATTTTGGGGCGCGGGCGATTGCGACCGATTTGTTGCCGGCGCGGATTGAGAAGGCGTTGCAGGTGGGTGCGGATGCGGCGTTTGATGCGCGGGATGCTGATTTGCCTAGTAAGATTAGGGATCTGACTGGCGGGTTGGGGGTGCACACGAGTTTGCTGGCGGTGCCGAGTGAGAAGGCGTTTTTTCAGGCGCTTGATTGTACGCGCAAGGGTGGTAAGATTTTGTTTTTTGCTGAGTTTCCTGATGAGGTGGAGATTCCGCTTAATCCGAATGTTTTGTATCGTCGGGAGGTTGATTTGATGGGCAGTTATAGTTCGTCGTTCCGGGTGCAGGCTTTGGCGGCGGATATTGTGTTTAACAAGTGTATTGATGTGGATGCTTTGGTGAGTGATCGTTATAATCTGAGGGATTTGGGGGCTGCGGTTGAGCGGGCGGTGAGGCCGAGTGCTGAGACTTATAAGATTTTGATTTATCCAGAGGGAAAAGTGTAA
- the sigC gene encoding RNA polymerase sigma factor SigC, which translates to MPQTFLYADADYDEQLNTSLGIQLENVADDVAPIASDLIALEIDGAEAVIGGQVSNRRTTDLVRLYLQEIGRVRLLGRDEEVSEAQKVQRYMRVLELRDQAAMEEEGCIQLYVRLMEARDRLASHLGLSPSLERWAAAGGVDVAQLKPSLAAGKRRWAEIAGLTVEELEKLQADGISAKDHMIKANLRLVVSVAKKYQNRGLELLDLIQEGTLGLERAVEKFDPTRGYRFSTYAYWWIRQGITRAIATQSRTIRLPVHITEKLNKIKKAQRKISQDKGRTATMEDIAAELEMTPAQVREVLLRVPRAVSLETKVGNEKDTELGDLLETDDVSPEETLMREALHRDLQHLLADLTSRERDVILMRFGLGDGHPYSLAEIGRALDLSRERVRQIEAKALQKLRQPKRRNRVRDYLESLT; encoded by the coding sequence ATGCCACAAACTTTTTTGTACGCTGATGCAGACTATGACGAACAGTTGAATACCTCCTTGGGTATTCAGTTGGAGAACGTTGCTGATGATGTTGCACCCATTGCTTCGGACTTGATTGCGCTGGAAATTGATGGTGCTGAGGCGGTAATTGGAGGACAAGTTTCTAACCGCCGAACCACTGATCTTGTGCGCTTATATCTGCAAGAAATTGGTCGTGTTCGTTTATTAGGACGCGATGAAGAAGTCTCGGAAGCACAAAAGGTTCAGCGCTATATGCGGGTGCTGGAGTTGCGAGATCAAGCCGCAATGGAGGAAGAGGGCTGCATTCAGCTATATGTGAGGCTTATGGAGGCTCGTGATCGGCTGGCTTCTCACTTAGGTTTGAGTCCTTCTTTGGAGCGCTGGGCTGCTGCTGGTGGCGTTGATGTTGCTCAGCTAAAGCCGAGTTTAGCTGCGGGTAAACGGCGCTGGGCGGAGATTGCCGGTTTGACAGTTGAAGAGTTGGAGAAGTTACAAGCGGATGGAATTAGCGCTAAAGATCACATGATTAAAGCGAATCTCCGTTTGGTGGTTTCGGTTGCTAAAAAGTATCAAAATCGCGGTTTAGAATTGTTGGATTTAATTCAAGAAGGAACCCTGGGTTTAGAGCGTGCGGTTGAGAAGTTTGATCCGACAAGAGGTTATAGGTTTAGTACCTATGCTTATTGGTGGATTCGTCAGGGTATTACTCGGGCTATTGCTACCCAAAGTCGCACAATTCGCCTGCCGGTTCATATTACAGAAAAGCTGAACAAAATTAAGAAGGCTCAACGTAAAATTTCTCAAGATAAAGGCCGGACTGCGACGATGGAGGATATTGCGGCTGAGTTGGAAATGACACCGGCTCAAGTGCGCGAAGTTTTATTGCGGGTTCCTCGTGCGGTTTCTCTGGAAACAAAGGTTGGTAACGAAAAAGATACTGAGTTGGGTGATTTGCTTGAGACGGATGATGTTTCTCCTGAAGAAACGCTGATGCGGGAAGCTTTACACCGCGATTTACAGCATCTTTTGGCCGATTTAACCAGCCGCGAACGTGATGTGATTTTGATGCGGTTTGGTTTGGGGGATGGTCATCCTTATTCTTTGGCAGAAATTGGTCGGGCGTTGGATTTGTCGCGGGAGCGAGTGCGACAAATTGAGGCGAAGGCTTTACAAAAATTGCGCCAGCCAAAACGCCGTAACCGAGTGCGGGATTATTTGGAGTCTTTGACGTAG
- a CDS encoding DUF6883 domain-containing protein has product MSYLSTNTIIPEAKLTRYLLVWKPKDDKSGFLAQAGYTLDNWQELERDLKNLLTNEATLDRETSFGNIYKIEGVLVGSNGVSLQVATFWIVDSFSNETRFVTLLPN; this is encoded by the coding sequence ATGAGCTATCTCAGTACCAATACAATTATTCCTGAAGCCAAGCTAACCAGATATTTGCTAGTATGGAAACCAAAAGATGATAAGTCTGGGTTTTTAGCTCAAGCCGGATACACTCTTGATAACTGGCAAGAGCTTGAACGGGACTTAAAAAACTTGCTGACGAATGAAGCGACATTAGATCGAGAAACTTCTTTTGGCAATATCTATAAAATTGAAGGAGTTTTAGTTGGCTCTAATGGAGTTAGTCTTCAAGTAGCAACTTTCTGGATCGTAGATTCATTTTCTAATGAGACAAGATTTGTTACTCTTTTACCCAATTAA
- a CDS encoding NAD(P)H-dependent glycerol-3-phosphate dehydrogenase, which produces MEKIKLVVIGAGAWGTSLGTLAAKNGHEVRFWSRRSGERLSEVVAGASIIVSAVSVKGVREVVCQLGEIWGQTILVTATKGLDPETTNTPSQIWQAAFEGLPVVVLAGPNLSKEIQQGLPAATVVASTVMDAARKVQEVFSSSSFRVYTNSDPLGVELGGTLKNVMAIAAGVCDGLELGTNAKAALLTRGLTEMIRIGTNWGANAETFYGLSGLGDLLATCNSPLSRNYQVGYQLGLGKSLEEILAGLEGTAEGVNTTPVLIQRAKEHNIYTPISFLVYRLLLREITPQEAVSALMLRDAKPEYAVDF; this is translated from the coding sequence ATGGAAAAAATTAAGCTGGTGGTGATTGGGGCGGGTGCTTGGGGTACGAGTTTGGGGACTCTGGCTGCGAAAAATGGCCATGAGGTGCGGTTTTGGTCTCGTCGTAGTGGTGAGAGGCTCTCTGAGGTGGTGGCGGGGGCTTCGATTATTGTTTCTGCGGTTTCGGTTAAGGGGGTGCGTGAGGTTGTTTGTCAGTTGGGGGAGATTTGGGGGCAAACCATTTTGGTGACGGCGACGAAGGGGTTAGATCCAGAAACGACTAATACTCCTTCGCAAATTTGGCAGGCTGCTTTTGAGGGGTTGCCGGTGGTTGTGTTGGCTGGCCCGAATTTATCAAAGGAAATTCAGCAGGGTTTGCCGGCGGCGACTGTGGTGGCTAGTACGGTGATGGATGCTGCACGGAAGGTGCAAGAGGTGTTTTCTTCGAGTAGTTTCCGTGTCTATACGAATTCTGATCCTTTGGGGGTGGAGTTGGGGGGGACTCTTAAAAATGTGATGGCAATTGCTGCCGGTGTGTGTGATGGTTTGGAGTTGGGGACGAATGCCAAAGCAGCCTTGCTGACGCGGGGTTTAACGGAAATGATTCGGATTGGGACGAATTGGGGGGCGAACGCGGAAACTTTTTATGGGTTGTCGGGTTTGGGGGATTTGCTGGCTACTTGTAATAGTCCTCTGAGTCGTAATTATCAGGTGGGGTATCAGTTGGGGTTGGGGAAAAGTTTGGAGGAGATTTTGGCGGGGTTGGAAGGTACGGCGGAGGGGGTGAATACTACGCCGGTTTTGATTCAACGAGCGAAAGAACACAATATTTATACGCCGATTTCTTTTTTGGTTTACCGGCTGTTGCTTCGAGAAATTACTCCGCAGGAGGCTGTTTCGGCTTTGATGTTACGCGATGCTAAGCCAGAGTACGCTGTTGATTTTTGA
- a CDS encoding ABC transporter permease, producing MQIGDKKIIIRPGNQSLIEALREFWAYRDLLYILAAREVSVRYKQTAIGVAWVVLQPMLTTLIFTLVFGRFAKIPSDGIPYTVFAYSGLVLWGLLSQGLTRGGDSIIADEKLITKVYFPRLVIPFAAVGSAWIDFAVSLFILLPLTYLFGLRPTVSLLLIPVLMILVMILAAGMGTLLASLNVRYRDFRYVMPFLIQIWLYASPIVYPVSIVPESARLWYYLNPMAGLIEAFRYAVTGQGGFSWLGLGISALISLILFSLGFSVFRQVERSFADFI from the coding sequence GTGCAAATAGGGGATAAAAAAATAATTATTCGTCCTGGCAATCAGTCTTTAATTGAGGCTTTGCGGGAGTTTTGGGCTTATCGTGATTTGCTTTATATTCTGGCAGCGCGAGAAGTCAGTGTTCGATATAAGCAAACGGCGATTGGGGTAGCATGGGTGGTGTTGCAGCCGATGTTGACAACACTGATTTTTACTCTGGTGTTTGGCCGGTTTGCGAAAATTCCTTCTGATGGAATTCCCTACACGGTGTTTGCTTATTCAGGCTTAGTTCTGTGGGGTTTACTATCGCAGGGTCTAACCAGGGGAGGGGATAGTATTATTGCCGATGAAAAATTGATTACTAAGGTTTATTTTCCTAGGCTAGTAATTCCATTTGCGGCAGTTGGTTCTGCTTGGATTGATTTTGCCGTGTCTTTGTTTATTTTGCTGCCATTAACTTATTTATTTGGGCTAAGACCGACTGTTAGCTTATTGTTAATTCCTGTTTTGATGATTTTGGTGATGATTTTGGCAGCAGGAATGGGAACATTACTGGCAAGTTTGAATGTCCGATATAGAGATTTTCGCTATGTGATGCCTTTTTTAATTCAGATTTGGCTGTATGCTTCTCCTATAGTCTATCCTGTGAGTATTGTGCCTGAATCAGCAAGGTTATGGTACTATTTGAATCCGATGGCAGGATTAATTGAAGCGTTTAGGTATGCTGTTACTGGACAAGGAGGCTTTAGTTGGCTGGGGTTGGGAATTTCTGCATTGATTTCGCTAATATTGTTTAGCTTAGGTTTTAGTGTATTTCGGCAAGTTGAGCGCAGTTTTGCAGACTTTATTTAG
- a CDS encoding FAD-dependent oxidoreductase, giving the protein MNQLTTDILVVGTGTGGTAAAIQAARRGANTILIGDTPWLGGMLTSAGVSAPDGNELAPLQTGLWGQFLNELQHNTQLDNAWVSFFTYNPPTGHQIFQNWLNQLPNLKWIAGQTPQEILKQNNRITGIRFEKLTIHAKIILDATELGDILALAEIPHRWGWELQSQFKEPSAPQTQNHWTQNYPVQAPTWVVILQDYGQDIAPEIPPPPTYNPSLFIAAWDNYGPEMFLNYGRLPGNRFMINWPIHGNDYGEGIDRLIQSTTARQEFLQECLWHSQSFAHFMQTQLGRRYGLAENIFPLKNSHSPFPISTGAFAIHPYYRESRRLKGLVTIREQDILPIPQGRVAALPVDTTGQITSIAIGNYPNDHHYPCGDWPVKPKSIRWGGRWTGTPFCIPYGSLIPSEIDGLLVCEKSISVSHIANGATRLQPVVLNIGQAAGMAAALCIEKNCQPRDLPVRVLQEALLEDPIAPAAIIPLYNLTPDHPDWLYWQRYYLDHPDAYPPTGNCPLSSSAKKAKAENCFCGIFSCQGEQHYTITFSEQTWTLVTLQPEVNEQLQNLATGQPVTVQGRLNYAGGWLLLQAIDF; this is encoded by the coding sequence ATGAACCAACTCACCACAGATATTTTAGTTGTCGGCACCGGCACCGGCGGCACCGCAGCAGCCATCCAAGCAGCCCGACGCGGCGCAAACACCATCCTCATCGGCGACACACCCTGGCTCGGCGGAATGCTCACCAGCGCCGGCGTATCCGCCCCCGATGGCAACGAACTCGCCCCCCTCCAAACCGGCCTCTGGGGTCAATTCCTCAACGAACTCCAACACAACACCCAACTCGATAACGCCTGGGTTAGCTTCTTCACCTACAACCCTCCCACCGGCCACCAAATCTTCCAAAACTGGCTAAACCAACTCCCCAACCTAAAATGGATAGCCGGCCAAACCCCCCAAGAAATCCTCAAACAAAACAACCGCATCACCGGCATCCGCTTTGAAAAACTCACCATCCACGCCAAAATCATCCTTGATGCCACCGAACTCGGCGATATTCTTGCCCTAGCCGAAATCCCCCACCGTTGGGGATGGGAACTTCAAAGCCAATTCAAGGAACCCAGCGCCCCACAAACACAAAACCATTGGACACAAAACTACCCTGTCCAAGCACCCACCTGGGTAGTCATCCTGCAAGACTATGGCCAAGATATAGCCCCAGAAATTCCCCCACCCCCCACCTACAACCCCAGCTTATTCATCGCCGCCTGGGACAACTACGGCCCGGAAATGTTTCTCAACTACGGACGCCTGCCCGGTAATCGCTTTATGATTAACTGGCCAATTCACGGCAACGACTACGGCGAAGGCATAGATCGCCTCATCCAATCAACCACAGCAAGGCAAGAATTTCTCCAAGAATGCCTCTGGCATAGCCAAAGTTTTGCCCACTTTATGCAAACCCAACTCGGTCGCCGGTATGGTTTAGCAGAAAATATTTTTCCTCTGAAAAATTCCCATTCCCCATTTCCAATTTCCACCGGCGCCTTTGCTATCCATCCCTACTACCGCGAAAGCCGCCGCCTCAAAGGACTCGTCACCATCCGCGAACAAGATATCTTACCCATACCACAAGGTCGCGTCGCCGCTTTGCCTGTAGATACCACCGGCCAGATCACCAGTATCGCCATCGGTAACTATCCCAACGACCACCATTATCCCTGCGGTGACTGGCCGGTGAAACCTAAATCTATCCGCTGGGGAGGCCGGTGGACTGGTACACCTTTTTGTATCCCCTACGGTTCCCTCATCCCCTCCGAAATAGACGGCTTACTCGTCTGCGAAAAAAGTATATCCGTTTCCCACATCGCCAACGGCGCCACTCGCTTACAGCCTGTAGTTTTAAACATCGGTCAAGCAGCCGGAATGGCAGCCGCATTGTGTATCGAAAAAAATTGTCAGCCGCGAGACTTGCCGGTGAGAGTTTTACAAGAAGCACTCTTAGAAGATCCAATCGCACCAGCAGCCATTATCCCCCTCTATAACTTGACCCCAGATCACCCAGACTGGCTTTACTGGCAGCGTTATTATCTGGATCATCCCGATGCTTATCCACCCACCGGCAACTGTCCCCTTTCATCCTCAGCCAAAAAAGCAAAAGCAGAAAATTGCTTTTGTGGGATTTTCTCTTGTCAGGGAGAACAACATTACACCATTACTTTCTCAGAGCAAACTTGGACACTGGTTACACTTCAGCCAGAGGTGAACGAACAGCTACAAAACCTTGCCACAGGTCAGCCGGTGACAGTTCAAGGCCGACTTAATTACGCCGGCGGCTGGCTGCTACTACAAGCTATCGACTTCTAG
- a CDS encoding peptidoglycan-binding protein codes for MESLACVHLALAYEAPAPTLRFKAWNIFKFFKKLQPKAVSLKPLLALLSLSIAASIITYAGSALAALQRGDSGTQVTRLQENLRDIGYYDGPLTEFFGSLTEAAIIRFQQDKGLNADGVVGQQTLDEINRLLGNTPTASFNTSSTNRTLKRGDSGKDVEELQKLLQEAGLYDAAITGFYGPKTEAGVLRYQQERGLRATGEADSTTIAQLQGSNPPITPPTTESISDNPFPRTLQQGDTGADVAELQRLLKQLNYYTASISGQFDSRTEAALIRFQRDRGIERDGIFGTSSQRELLTAINSFPDRKDDQFGQSPYSVADLQTRLKNKNLYRGAIDNNFGPETKQAVQNAQERYGVSSSDIRTRP; via the coding sequence ATGGAAAGCCTTGCCTGTGTTCATCTAGCATTAGCCTACGAAGCGCCGGCACCCACCCTGCGCTTCAAAGCTTGGAACATCTTTAAATTTTTCAAAAAACTTCAACCAAAAGCAGTAAGCCTAAAGCCATTGCTTGCTTTGTTATCTCTAAGCATTGCAGCCAGCATTATCACATACGCAGGAAGCGCCCTAGCAGCCCTTCAACGCGGAGATAGTGGCACTCAAGTCACCAGATTGCAAGAAAATTTAAGGGATATAGGCTACTATGACGGCCCACTTACGGAATTTTTTGGCAGCCTCACCGAAGCCGCTATAATCCGCTTTCAGCAAGACAAAGGACTCAATGCCGATGGAGTAGTCGGCCAACAAACCCTAGACGAGATCAACCGCTTACTCGGTAACACACCCACAGCGAGTTTTAATACATCTTCCACCAACAGGACACTCAAGCGAGGCGACAGCGGCAAAGATGTCGAAGAATTACAAAAACTCTTACAAGAGGCCGGTTTATATGATGCCGCAATTACCGGTTTTTATGGCCCCAAAACCGAAGCCGGTGTACTCCGCTATCAGCAAGAGCGTGGACTTAGAGCCACAGGAGAAGCAGACTCAACTACTATAGCCCAACTTCAAGGCTCAAACCCACCCATAACACCCCCCACTACTGAAAGCATCAGTGATAACCCGTTTCCCCGCACCCTCCAGCAAGGGGACACCGGCGCCGACGTAGCCGAACTGCAAAGACTTTTAAAACAATTAAACTACTACACCGCCAGCATCAGCGGCCAATTTGACAGTCGCACAGAAGCCGCCTTAATTCGCTTCCAACGCGACAGAGGAATAGAGCGTGACGGCATTTTTGGCACATCATCTCAAAGAGAACTTCTCACCGCCATTAATTCTTTCCCCGACCGAAAAGACGATCAATTTGGCCAATCACCCTACAGCGTCGCAGACCTGCAAACGCGCCTGAAAAACAAAAACCTATACAGGGGGGCAATTGATAATAACTTCGGGCCAGAAACCAAGCAAGCAGTCCAAAACGCCCAAGAGCGTTATGGTGTCAGCAGCAGCGATATTCGCACTCGTCCCTAA
- a CDS encoding DUF4926 domain-containing protein, whose product MEFEMFSEVSLKEDMAEYDLPKGTQAIIVDYCPRPAGTEAGYVLEVLNEEGKAFTVIAVAASKIEPIAVSMPY is encoded by the coding sequence ATGGAATTTGAAATGTTTTCAGAAGTGAGTTTAAAAGAAGATATGGCTGAATACGATTTGCCCAAAGGAACTCAGGCCATTATAGTAGATTATTGTCCTAGACCGGCAGGAACCGAAGCGGGGTATGTTTTAGAGGTATTGAATGAAGAAGGTAAGGCTTTTACAGTTATTGCTGTGGCCGCTTCAAAAATTGAACCAATCGCGGTAAGTATGCCTTACTAG
- the patX gene encoding heterocyst-inhibiting protein PatX — protein MRTYASILLSSLLIVSLAIESQQVSFGDKPSPKTKGSSLPVQAQENCQPHRGSGRKECAANSLRKSKYISFIR, from the coding sequence ATGCGGACTTACGCCTCTATCCTTTTATCAAGTTTACTGATTGTTAGCCTCGCTATTGAGTCTCAGCAAGTCAGTTTTGGTGACAAGCCTTCGCCTAAAACTAAAGGTTCCAGCTTGCCGGTGCAAGCACAAGAAAATTGCCAACCCCACAGAGGAAGCGGGCGTAAGGAGTGTGCTGCCAATTCTTTGAGAAAATCAAAATATATTAGTTTTATCCGGTAA
- a CDS encoding ATP-binding protein yields the protein MLNLADKIVFEKTGQHLDDLQEAVLQGTLQHETYKQIAKDLDCSESRVRNAASQLWQLLSQESGEDINKKNFRAAINRFQVSNVSNFAQNVNEQHISGSFNICGDSRHPSNIPNSNPSTKQTSNPQQTQHQDLSEMPELGTFYSRTPELDTLTTCILQQQCRLISLTGITGIGKTSLAVKLVQQIKQEFDYILWHTINPSDTLNELQYQLTQLFTPSENIPLIKYFQKHRSLIILDDVHNLFSTSELSGKYKPEQEEYRSFFNQIQKLPHQSCFILIGWEHPRELPQNESKNTPIRTLQLTGLPTPAARQILNDKGLSPIDNY from the coding sequence ATGTTAAATCTAGCGGATAAAATAGTCTTCGAGAAAACCGGCCAACACCTAGACGATTTACAAGAAGCGGTACTCCAAGGAACTCTACAACATGAAACTTATAAGCAAATAGCCAAAGATTTAGATTGTTCTGAAAGTCGTGTTAGAAATGCAGCCTCACAATTATGGCAGCTACTTTCACAAGAATCAGGAGAAGATATAAATAAAAAGAATTTTAGAGCCGCAATTAATAGGTTTCAAGTCTCTAATGTTTCAAACTTTGCACAAAACGTCAATGAACAACACATTAGTGGTAGTTTTAACATCTGTGGAGACTCCAGACACCCCTCAAATATCCCCAACTCAAACCCGTCAACTAAACAAACTTCTAACCCACAACAAACTCAACATCAAGACTTAAGCGAGATGCCAGAATTAGGCACTTTCTACTCCCGCACTCCCGAACTCGACACCCTCACCACCTGTATATTACAACAACAATGCCGGCTAATATCACTCACCGGCATCACCGGCATCGGCAAAACATCCCTAGCAGTAAAACTCGTACAACAAATCAAACAAGAATTTGACTACATCCTTTGGCACACCATAAACCCATCCGACACCCTCAACGAACTTCAATACCAACTCACCCAGCTTTTCACCCCATCAGAAAACATCCCCCTAATTAAATACTTCCAAAAACACCGCAGCTTAATAATCTTAGATGACGTTCACAACCTTTTCAGTACCAGCGAATTATCAGGAAAATACAAACCAGAACAAGAAGAATATCGTTCCTTTTTCAACCAAATACAAAAGTTACCTCATCAAAGTTGCTTTATCTTAATAGGTTGGGAACACCCCAGAGAACTCCCTCAAAACGAAAGCAAAAATACACCCATTCGTACCTTACAACTCACCGGCCTCCCCACCCCCGCCGCACGCCAAATACTCAACGATAAAGGCTTATCACCAATCGACAACTACTAA
- the hetR gene encoding heterocyst differentiation master regulator HetR, whose translation MTNDLTLIKRLSASAMDQIMFYLAFSAMRTSGHRHGAFLDAAATAAKCAIYQTYLEQGQNLRMTGHLHHIEPKRVKAIVEEVKEALTQGKLMKMLGSQEPRYLIQFPYVWLEQYSWHPGKPRIPGTSLTAEEKRVIEQKLPKNLPDAQLITSFQFQELIEYLHARSQEDLSPERRMPLSEALAEHIKRRLMYAGTVERIDSPWGMPFYALMRATYSPSNEEERTYIMVEDTARYFRLMQHWADRRPKVMRIIEELDIPPDRVEDALEELDEIIRAWADKYHRKGEPAMILQMVFGSKED comes from the coding sequence ATGACCAACGACCTAACTCTGATCAAACGCCTAAGCGCCAGTGCGATGGATCAGATCATGTTTTACCTTGCATTCAGTGCCATGAGAACCAGCGGACACCGGCACGGCGCTTTTCTGGATGCCGCAGCAACCGCCGCCAAATGCGCGATTTATCAAACCTACCTAGAGCAGGGCCAAAACCTGCGGATGACAGGACACCTGCATCACATTGAGCCAAAGCGCGTAAAGGCCATTGTTGAAGAAGTCAAAGAAGCTCTGACCCAAGGTAAATTGATGAAAATGCTCGGCTCCCAAGAGCCGCGTTATCTAATTCAATTTCCCTACGTTTGGTTAGAGCAGTATTCCTGGCATCCAGGCAAACCGCGCATACCCGGTACCAGCCTGACGGCTGAAGAAAAGCGCGTTATTGAACAAAAATTGCCTAAAAATCTGCCCGACGCGCAACTGATCACTTCGTTCCAGTTCCAAGAACTGATCGAATATCTGCACGCTCGTTCGCAGGAAGACTTATCTCCAGAACGGCGAATGCCGCTTTCGGAGGCGCTGGCTGAACATATCAAACGCCGTTTAATGTATGCCGGCACGGTTGAGCGAATTGATTCTCCTTGGGGAATGCCTTTCTACGCACTGATGAGAGCGACCTATTCTCCTTCCAATGAAGAAGAGCGCACCTACATCATGGTGGAAGACACTGCTAGGTACTTTCGCCTGATGCAGCACTGGGCTGATCGGCGTCCCAAAGTCATGCGAATTATCGAAGAACTTGATATACCTCCTGATCGAGTCGAAGATGCACTCGAAGAATTGGACGAAATCATTCGCGCCTGGGCCGACAAATATCACCGCAAAGGTGAACCGGCCATGATTTTACAAATGGTTTTTGGGTCAAAAGAAGATTGA
- the lipA gene encoding lipoyl synthase: protein MAVKPDWLRVKAPQWERVGNVKEILRDLALNTVCEEASCPNIGECFQAGTATFLIMGPACTRACPYCDIDFEKKPQALDPTEPLRLAEAVKRLGLNHVVITSVNRDDLPDGGASQFVRCIQEVRAISGSTTIEVLIPDLCGNWEALEKILSAQPEVLNHNTETVPRLYRRVRPQGSYERTLELLARCKELAPWVYTKSGIMVGVGETEAEVEQVMRDLRAVDCDILTIGQYLQPTPKHLPVASYVTPAQFEAWRQFGEELGFLQVVASPLTRSSYHAEEVRALMQRFPRPKG from the coding sequence GTGGCTGTCAAACCAGACTGGTTGCGAGTGAAAGCTCCTCAATGGGAGCGCGTTGGCAACGTTAAAGAAATTCTAAGGGACTTAGCCCTGAATACGGTTTGTGAAGAGGCTTCCTGTCCCAATATCGGGGAGTGCTTTCAAGCCGGTACGGCTACCTTTCTAATCATGGGGCCGGCCTGTACAAGAGCTTGTCCCTATTGCGATATTGATTTTGAGAAAAAACCGCAAGCCCTTGACCCAACTGAGCCTCTGCGCCTCGCAGAAGCTGTAAAGCGCCTGGGCTTAAATCATGTGGTCATTACTTCGGTGAACCGGGATGATTTACCTGATGGCGGTGCTTCTCAGTTTGTCCGCTGTATCCAAGAAGTTAGGGCGATTTCTGGGAGTACAACGATTGAAGTTTTGATTCCTGATTTGTGTGGGAACTGGGAAGCGCTGGAAAAAATCCTCAGCGCTCAACCAGAAGTCCTTAACCATAATACGGAAACTGTGCCTCGCCTATATCGCCGCGTTCGCCCGCAAGGTAGTTATGAGCGGACTTTGGAGTTATTGGCTCGGTGTAAGGAGTTGGCTCCTTGGGTTTATACGAAATCTGGGATTATGGTTGGGGTTGGGGAAACTGAGGCAGAAGTTGAGCAGGTGATGCGCGATCTGCGGGCGGTTGATTGCGATATTTTGACGATTGGGCAATATTTGCAACCTACTCCTAAACATTTGCCGGTGGCTTCTTATGTGACTCCGGCACAGTTTGAGGCTTGGCGTCAGTTTGGCGAGGAATTGGGTTTTTTACAAGTTGTTGCATCACCCTTGACAAGATCCTCTTATCATGCTGAGGAAGTGCGGGCTTTGATGCAGCGATTTCCGCGTCCGAAAGGTTAG